One part of the Lotus japonicus ecotype B-129 chromosome 2, LjGifu_v1.2 genome encodes these proteins:
- the LOC130735780 gene encoding probable pectate lyase 4 has protein sequence MASHNTNSILWRFFLAIVIATIFTPNLSSAKKSKIIGLKMNVIDRCWRPNPEWRRHRSQLATCSVGYASKMKNNIGDDLIHYKVTDPSDDPINPRPGTLRYGASVIQGKVWIKFQRDMKIRLEKPLLISSFTTIDGRGVNVNIADNACLMIYKTTNIIIHGIRIHHCKAQAPGMVMGPNGKVMPLGQVDGDAIRLITASKIWIDHNTLYDCEDGLLDVTRGSTNVTVSNNWFRDQDKVMLLGHDDGYVRDQNMKVTVVYNHFGPNCNQRMPRIRYGYAHVANNLYQGWLQYAIGGSMEPSLKSEANLFIAPTAGNKEVTWRKASHTNGDRWEFHSVGDVFENGASFTETKGNGGRVCKPNYNGEQDFEVSDAKSVKSLTMWSGALRCSKTSMC, from the exons ATGGCCTCTCACAATACCAATTCCATTCTTTGGAGATTTTTCTTGGCTATTGTGATTGCAACCATTTTTACTCCAAACCTTAGTTCTGCAAAGAAATCCAAGATAATTGGCCTGAAAATGAATGTAATTGATCGATGTTGGAGACCAAATCCCGAATGGAGGAGGCATCGATCTCAACTAGCCACTTGCTCTGTGGGCTATGCTAGCAAGATGAAAAACAATATTGGTGATGACCTCATCCATTATAAAGTTACTGACCCTAGTGATGACCCAATAAATCCAAGACCTGGCACCTTGAGGTATGGAGCTTCGGTAATTCAAGGTAAAGTGTGGATCAAATTCCAAAGAGACATGAAAATTAGGCTTGAGAAACCTCTTCTCATTAGTAGTTTCACCACCATTGATGGTCGAGGCGTAAACGTCAACATAGCTGATAATGCATGCTTGATGATCTATAAG ACCACAAACATAATCATCCATGGCATTCGAATTCATCATTGCAAAGCTCAAGCTCCAGGAATGGTGATGGGGCCTAATGGAAAAGTTATGCCTTTGGGGCAAGTAGATGGGGATGCAATTAGATTGATTACAGCTTCAAAAATTTGGATTGATCATAACACGCTTTATGACTGCGAAGATGGCCTTCTTGATGTCACACGAGGTTCAACTAATGTGACTGTGTCCAACAATTGGTTTAGAGATCAAGACAAAGTTATGCTTCTTGGCCACGATGATGGATATGTCAGAGACCAAAACATGAAGGTTACAGTTGTGTACAACCATTTTGGACCTAACTGCAACCAACGTATGCCCAG AATTCGCTATGGATATGCACATGTAGCCAATAATCTTTACCAGGGTTGGTTGCAATATGCCATTGGTGGAAGCATGGAACCTAGTCTCAAAAGTGAAGCTAACCTCTTCATAGCACCGACTGCTGGAAATAAGGAG GTAACGTGGAGAAAAGCTAGCCATACAAATGGGGATAGATGGGAATTCCATTCAGTAGGGGACGTTTTTGAAAATGGAGCCTCCTTCACCGAAACAAAAGGAAATGGTGGACGTGTGTGTAAGCCGAATTACAATGGGGAACAAGATTTTGAAGTTTCTGATGCCAAGTCTGTAAAATCATTGACAATGTGGTCGGGTGCACTTCGGTGCAGCAAAACTTCTATGtgttaa
- the LOC130735781 gene encoding protein PELPK1-like codes for MATSKHSVIVCMLVAILLSSPRISLAGRHLLQAPTAAPALGLPTLPPLPKATLPPLPSQPSFPKPTLPPFPAMPKFTLPPLPTMPKFTLPPLPSSQPQLPNTLPPLPTFPLPTAPKLTLPSLPTLPTVPFLPSPPSN; via the coding sequence ATGGCCACTTCAAAGCATTCTGTCATTGTTTGTATGCTGGTGGCAATTTTATTGTCAAGCCCCAGGATAAGCCTAGCTGGTCGTCACCTCCTGCAAGCTCCAACAGCAGCTCCAGCATTGGGACTTCCTACCCTCCCACCACTCCCCAAGGCCACATTGCCCCCGTTGCCATCTCAGCCAAGTTTCCCCAAACCCACACTGCCACCATTTCCAGCAATGCCGAAATTCACATTGCCACCATTACCAACAATGCCAAAATTCACATTGCCGCCATTACCAAGCAGCCAACCTCAGTTGCCCAACACATTGCCACCATTGCCCACATTCCCTTTGCCAACAGCACCCAAGCTAACACTACCTTCTCTGCCAACCCTCCCAACAGTTCCTTTTCTTCCCTCACCCCCATCAAACTGA